The Montipora foliosa isolate CH-2021 chromosome 1, ASM3666993v2, whole genome shotgun sequence genome has a window encoding:
- the LOC137993247 gene encoding protein SYS1 homolog, with product MAAGFRSYVWDPCLIISQIAAIQCVFYLFLAFWILLVDFWTGSTRSLDQFFRPKELEFSSFKGKVTMAAFCLNALTGAGGLWVIVRRAKQCLDFAATAHFIHLIICAIYSGFPSTLTWWLLNITCMALMAVIGEFACMRTELKAIPVSVASVKSTV from the exons atggcggctggaTTTCGATCTTATGTATGGGATCCATGTTTAATTATTTCGCAAATTGCCGCCATTCAATGTGTTTTCTACTTATTTTTAGCATTTTGGATTTTACTTGTTGACTTCTGGACGGGATCTACACGCTCCTTAGATCAATTTTTTAGACCCAag GAACTAGAGTTTTCGTCTTTTAAAGGAAAAGTAACGATGGCAGCATTTTGTCTAAATGCTTTAACTGG GGCAGGTGGATTGTGGGTGATAGTTAGAAGAGCCAAGCAA TGCCTGGACTTTGCAGCCACTGCACATTTTATTCATCTTATAATCTGTGCTATTTACTCTGGTTTTCCATCAACCTTGACATGGTGGCTTTTAAATATAACATGTATGGCACTGATGGCAGTCATAGGAGAATTTGCTTGCATGAGAACTGAACTCAAAGCAATACCAGTATCAGTTGCTTCAGTGAAGTCGACAGTCTGA
- the LOC137993306 gene encoding ATPase WRNIP1-like, which produces MMPQANNVDCPICGVSFPVCAVNEHANKCLTSKETASSADEIAGMKKLERNSSSTHSLSAKAADLFGKRPGNTLSMTSPPSGARKRSLSNNSLNSPPLAGKSNKNTSFKRLKSNEGKDISEMTRNSLNGPIHSGTKEAVSFHRSSSSFSQKKVGHKSKTSQFMPLAELMRPKTLEGYVGQSKVLGSSSLLRTLLEAEEIPSMIFWGPPGCGKTTLAHIIANSAGRSNKARFVKLSATTSGINDVKEVVKVAKNDQQLFKCKTILFVDEIHRFNKLQQDTFLPHVENGTITLIGATTENPSFQLNNALLSRCRVIVLEKLTSDNVEQILRNAMDGMGMSTSVVANSGNRNKDLLTSEYSDYHVEIEDDAIKALANLCDGDARIALNGLQVAIQSQVASAKLRKRGDADLPSRLCSQQNGELSQNGKFPTDNEQSNEKLTVLISVAHVKEGLQKNHLLYDRNGEEHYNIISAMHKSIRGSDENAALYWLARMLVGGEDPLYVARRLVRCASEDIGLADPQALNQAVAAYQACHFIGMPECDVILAQATVYLSRAPKAIEVYSAYSEAKKLVNGWEGPQPAVPLHIRNAPTKLMKDLGYGAGYKYNPAFDEPVDQEYLPPEVQGVDFFCRSKK; this is translated from the exons ATGATGCCTCAAGCTAACAATGTAGACTGCCCGATTTGTGGAGTATCGTTCCCGGTTTGTGCCGTGAACGAGCATGCAAATAAATGTTTGACATCAAAGGAGACTGCATCGAGTGCTGATGAGATCGCTGGAATGAAAAAGCTTGAGCGTAACTCTTCTTCTACTCATAGTTTATCAGCTAAAGCTGCTGATCTCTTTGGAAAGAGACCAGGAAATACTTTATCGATGACAAGCCCCCCGTCAGGAGCACGGAAAAGAAGTTTATCTAACAACTCTTTGAATTCACCACCTTTGGCGGGAAAATCGAACAAGAATACTTCTTTCAAAAGACTGAagtcaaatgaaggaaaagacATTTCTGAGATGACGAGAAACTCTTTGAATGGACCGATACATTCAGGCACGAAGGAGGCGGTATCTTTCCACCGTTCAAGTTCGTCTTTTTCCCAGAAAAAAGTTGGACATAAATCTAAGACCAGTCAGTTTATGCCACTGGCTGAATTAATGCGCCCAAAGACTTTGGAAGGATACGTTGGTCAATCAAAAGTTTTAGGAAGTAGCAGTCTCTTAAGGACCTTGCTCGAGGCTGAGGAAATCCCCTCCATGATTTTTTGGGGACCTCCTGGCTGTGGGAAG ACCACTTTGGCTCacattatagccaactcagctGGGAGAAGTAATAAAGCTCGGTTTGTGAAGCTGTCTGCAACAACAAGTGGTATAAATGATGTTAAAGAAGTTGTAAAAGTGGCCAAGAATGATCAGCAATTGTTCAAGtgcaaaacaattttgtttgtggATGAGATACATAGATTCAATAAGCTGCAACAG GACACATTTCTGCCACATGTTGAAAATGGAACAATAACATTAATTGGAGCAACTACAGAGAATCCGTCATTTCAGCTAAACAATGCGCTGCTTAGCCGGTGTAGAGTCATAGTCCTTGAAAAACTCACTTCTGATAATGTAGAGCAGATCTTACGGAATGCAATGGACGGCATGGGAATGTCAACCAGTGTGGTAGCTAACTCTGGGAACAGAAACAAAGACCTACTTACATCTGAATACAG TGATTATCATGTGGAAATAGAAGATGATGCTATTAAAGCTTTAGCAAACTTATGCGATGGTGATGCTAGAATTGCACTGAATGGCCTCCAAGTTGCAATACAATCTCAAGTGGCTTCAGCAAAGCTCAGGAAAAGAGGAGATGCTGATTTACCAAGCAGACTGTGCTCACAACAAAATGGAGAACTCTCCCAAAATGGAAAATTTCCTACTGACAATGAGCAatcaaatgaaaagttaacagttttGATCAGTGTAGCTCATGTAAAAGAGGGCTTACAAAAAAACCATCTTCTTTATGACAGAAATGGTGAGGAGCATTATAACATCATTTCTGCAATGCACAAGTCAATAAGAGGGAGTGATGAAAATGCCGCTCTGTATTGGTTGGCGAGGATGCTTGTGGGAGGCGAAGACCCTCTGTATGTGGCTCGAAGATTAGTGCGATGTGCTAGTGAGGATATAG GACTGGCAGATCCGCAGGCCTTGAACCAGGCTGTTGCTGCTTACCAGGCATGCCATTTTATTGGAATGCCAGAGTGTGAT GTAATCCTTGCACAAGCTACAGTGTACCTTTCCAGAGCTCCAAAGGCTATTGAAGTATACAGTGCATACAGTGAAGCTAAGAAGCTTGTGAATGGCTGGGAAGGTCCACAACCAGCTGTTCCACTACATATCAGAAATGCCCCAACCAAGCTGATGAAAGATTTGGGTTACGGTGCTGGTTACAAGTACAATCCCGCATTTGATGAACCTGTGGATCAAGAATATCTACCGCCAGAAGTGCAAGGAGTTGATTTCTTCTGCAGGAGCAAAAAATAA